Proteins from one Mycobacterium sp. EPa45 genomic window:
- a CDS encoding SDR family oxidoreductase, which yields MSYQKYGPWAVIAGGSEGVGAEFARLLAGAGVNLVLVARKPEPLTATAAACRALGVEVRTVATDLVAGDAVAELTSLTDGLEVGLFIYNAGANTCSAEFLDAELADFQRVIDLNITTMMALTQHYGRLMRDRRRGGILLVGSMSGYLGSVRHTVYGGVKAYGRIFAEGLWLELRDYGVDVLELVLGVTRTPAMERVGLNFDVPGMRVADPADVAREGLEQLPNGPVFVAGGNAEDVARRNDPDRTKVVAGAHRMMQKLMGLT from the coding sequence GTGTCCTACCAGAAGTACGGCCCCTGGGCGGTGATCGCCGGCGGTTCTGAGGGCGTGGGTGCTGAATTCGCCCGCCTGCTCGCCGGCGCGGGCGTCAATCTCGTTCTGGTGGCCCGAAAACCGGAGCCACTGACCGCTACCGCCGCTGCGTGCCGCGCGCTGGGCGTCGAAGTACGCACCGTGGCAACGGATCTCGTCGCCGGTGACGCGGTGGCCGAGTTGACCTCGCTGACCGACGGACTCGAGGTCGGACTGTTCATCTACAACGCGGGCGCGAACACCTGCAGCGCGGAGTTCCTGGACGCCGAGCTCGCGGATTTTCAGCGGGTGATCGACCTCAACATCACCACGATGATGGCGCTGACCCAGCATTACGGCCGGCTGATGCGCGACCGGCGCCGCGGCGGCATCCTGCTGGTCGGCTCGATGTCGGGTTATCTCGGCTCGGTGCGCCACACGGTATACGGCGGGGTTAAGGCTTACGGCCGAATCTTCGCCGAGGGACTATGGCTCGAGTTGCGCGACTACGGCGTCGACGTGCTGGAGCTGGTGCTCGGCGTGACGCGAACGCCCGCGATGGAGCGGGTGGGCTTGAACTTCGACGTGCCCGGCATGCGGGTGGCCGACCCGGCCGACGTCGCGCGTGAGGGCCTCGAACAGCTGCCCAACGGCCCGGTCTTCGTCGCGGGCGGAAACGCCGAAGATGTTGCGCGGCGCAATGATCCGGACCGCACGAAGGTGGTCGCCGGCGCGCACCGGATGATGCAGAAGCTGATGGGCTTGACGTAG
- the alaS gene encoding alanine--tRNA ligase, with protein MQTHEIRKRFLDHFVQAGHTEVPSASVILDDPNLLFVNAGMVQFVPFFLGQRTPPYATATSIQKCIRTPDIDEVGITTRHNTFFQMAGNFSFGDYFKRGAIELAWTLLTKPVEQGGYGFDPERLWATVFYDDDEAVQLWQEVAGLPIERIQRRGMADNYWSMGIPGPCGPCSEIYYDRGPEYGVEGGPEADENRFIEIWNLVFMQNERGEGTSKDDFEILGPLPRKNIDTGMGVERIACLLQNVDNVYETDLLRPVIDKVAQYAPRGYGQGSHDDDVRYRVIADHSRTAAIIIGDGVTPGNEGRGYVLRRLLRRIIRAAKLLGVEQPIMAELMVTVRDAMGPSYPELASDFDRIQRIAVAEETAFNRTLASGSKLFEEAAAATKSAGKSVLGGSEAFTLHDTYGFPIELTLEMAAEAGLSVDELGFRELMAEQRRRAKADAAARKHAHADLSAFRELVDAGPTEFTGFDELTSEAKVLGIFVDGKRVPVVAHHPRVHSETPPPERVEIVLDRTPLYAESGGQIADAGWISGTGGSGAAKAAVTDVQKIAKTLWVHRVNVESGEFVEGDTVTAAVDPQWRHGATQGHSGTHMVHAALRQVLGPNAVQAGSLNRPGYLRFDFNYQGSLSDEQRAQVEEVTNEAVQADFEVHTFNEKLEKAKAMGAMAMFGESYPDEVRVVEIGGPFSLELCGGTHVHNSAQIGPVTILGESSVGSGVRRVEAYVGLDSFRHLAKERALMAGLASSLKVPSDEVPARVATLVEKLKAAEKELDRVRLATARAAAANAAAGAEQVGKVRLVAQRMSAGMNAGDLRSLVGDIRGKMGSEPAVVVLISEGDEGTVPFVVATNPAAQDAGLRANDLIKQIASAVDGRGGGKADLAQGSGKNPAGIDAALGAVRAEIARS; from the coding sequence GTGCAGACACACGAGATCAGGAAGCGATTCCTGGATCACTTCGTGCAAGCAGGCCACACCGAGGTGCCGAGTGCCTCGGTGATCCTCGATGACCCGAACCTGCTGTTCGTCAACGCGGGCATGGTGCAGTTCGTGCCGTTCTTCCTCGGGCAGCGCACCCCGCCGTACGCGACGGCCACCAGCATCCAGAAGTGCATCCGCACGCCCGACATCGACGAGGTCGGGATCACCACCCGTCACAACACCTTCTTTCAGATGGCGGGCAACTTCTCGTTCGGCGACTATTTCAAGCGCGGGGCGATCGAGCTGGCGTGGACGCTGCTGACCAAGCCGGTCGAGCAGGGTGGCTACGGGTTCGATCCGGAACGGTTGTGGGCGACGGTCTTCTACGACGACGACGAGGCCGTGCAGCTGTGGCAGGAGGTCGCCGGCCTGCCGATCGAGCGGATCCAGCGTCGCGGCATGGCCGACAACTACTGGTCGATGGGCATCCCCGGCCCCTGCGGGCCGTGCTCGGAGATCTACTACGACCGCGGACCCGAGTACGGCGTCGAGGGCGGCCCGGAAGCCGACGAGAACCGCTTCATCGAGATCTGGAATCTCGTGTTCATGCAGAACGAGCGCGGCGAGGGCACCAGCAAGGACGACTTCGAGATTCTGGGGCCGTTGCCGCGCAAGAACATCGACACCGGCATGGGTGTGGAGCGCATCGCCTGTCTGCTCCAGAACGTGGACAACGTCTACGAGACCGACCTGCTGCGCCCCGTCATCGACAAGGTGGCGCAATACGCGCCCCGCGGGTACGGCCAGGGTTCACACGACGACGATGTCCGCTACCGGGTGATCGCCGACCACAGCCGCACCGCGGCGATCATCATCGGCGACGGCGTCACCCCCGGCAACGAGGGGCGCGGCTACGTGCTGCGCCGGCTGCTGCGGCGCATCATTCGCGCCGCCAAGCTGCTCGGTGTCGAACAGCCGATCATGGCGGAGTTGATGGTCACCGTGCGCGACGCGATGGGTCCGTCGTATCCGGAACTGGCGAGCGATTTCGACCGGATCCAGCGCATCGCGGTGGCCGAGGAGACCGCGTTCAACCGGACGCTGGCGTCGGGCTCGAAATTGTTCGAAGAGGCCGCTGCCGCAACAAAATCCGCAGGCAAGAGCGTGCTGGGCGGCTCGGAAGCGTTCACCCTGCACGACACCTACGGGTTCCCGATCGAGCTGACGCTGGAGATGGCGGCCGAGGCCGGACTGAGTGTCGACGAGCTCGGTTTCCGTGAGCTGATGGCCGAGCAGCGCCGCCGCGCCAAGGCGGATGCCGCGGCCCGCAAGCACGCCCACGCCGACCTGTCGGCATTCCGCGAGCTGGTCGACGCCGGGCCGACGGAGTTCACTGGCTTCGACGAATTGACCTCTGAGGCAAAGGTTCTCGGTATCTTCGTCGACGGCAAGCGGGTGCCGGTGGTTGCACATCATCCGCGCGTGCATTCCGAAACGCCGCCCCCGGAGCGCGTCGAGATCGTGCTGGACCGTACCCCGCTCTACGCCGAGTCCGGCGGACAGATCGCCGATGCCGGCTGGATCAGCGGCACGGGCGGCAGCGGTGCGGCCAAGGCAGCCGTCACCGATGTGCAGAAGATCGCCAAGACGCTGTGGGTGCACCGGGTCAACGTCGAGTCCGGCGAGTTCGTCGAGGGCGACACCGTCACCGCCGCTGTTGACCCGCAGTGGCGCCACGGCGCCACCCAGGGCCACTCCGGCACTCACATGGTGCACGCCGCACTGCGACAGGTGTTGGGGCCCAACGCCGTCCAGGCGGGTTCGCTGAATCGTCCGGGTTATCTGCGGTTCGACTTCAACTACCAGGGTTCGTTGAGCGACGAGCAGCGGGCTCAGGTCGAGGAAGTCACCAACGAGGCTGTACAGGCGGACTTCGAGGTGCACACCTTCAACGAGAAGCTGGAGAAAGCCAAGGCGATGGGCGCCATGGCGATGTTCGGCGAGTCGTACCCCGACGAGGTCCGGGTGGTCGAGATCGGCGGGCCGTTCTCGCTGGAACTCTGCGGCGGCACCCACGTGCACAACTCGGCGCAGATCGGTCCGGTCACGATCCTCGGTGAGTCGTCGGTCGGCTCCGGGGTGCGCCGCGTCGAGGCCTACGTCGGACTGGACTCGTTCCGCCACCTCGCCAAGGAACGCGCGCTGATGGCCGGTCTGGCCTCGTCGCTGAAGGTGCCCTCCGACGAGGTGCCGGCCCGGGTGGCCACCCTCGTCGAGAAGCTCAAGGCCGCCGAGAAGGAACTCGACCGGGTCCGGCTGGCCACCGCACGCGCTGCCGCGGCGAACGCCGCCGCGGGAGCAGAGCAGGTGGGTAAGGTCCGTCTCGTGGCGCAGCGGATGTCGGCCGGGATGAACGCCGGTGATCTGCGCTCCCTGGTCGGCGACATCCGCGGCAAGATGGGCTCTGAGCCCGCGGTGGTGGTGCTCATCAGCGAAGGTGACGAAGGAACGGTTCCGTTCGTGGTCGCCACCAACCCGGCTGCGCAGGACGCGGGGCTCCGCGCCAACGACCTGATCAAGCAGATTGCGTCGGCGGTCGACGGGCGAGGCGGCGGCAAGGCTGATCTGGCGCAGGGATCCGGGAAGAACCCGGCTGGAATCGATGCGGCACTGGGGGCGGTTCGCGCAGAGATCGCGCGGAGCTAG
- a CDS encoding secondary thiamine-phosphate synthase enzyme YjbQ encodes MLDIDSSRRRIVDLTDEARSFCRGRGDGLLNVFVPHATAGVAVIETGAGSDDDLLDTLERLLPRDERYRHSHGSPGHGADHVMPAIVAPSVTVPVADGKPLLGTWQSIVLVDLNRDNPRRSVRLSFVGG; translated from the coding sequence GTGCTCGACATCGACAGCTCGCGGCGGCGGATCGTCGACCTCACCGACGAGGCGCGGTCGTTCTGCCGTGGCCGCGGTGACGGACTTCTCAACGTGTTCGTTCCGCACGCCACCGCCGGCGTGGCGGTCATCGAGACCGGAGCCGGCTCCGACGACGACCTGCTCGACACCCTCGAACGCCTGCTGCCGCGCGACGAGCGCTACCGGCACTCGCACGGTTCGCCGGGGCACGGGGCCGATCACGTCATGCCGGCGATCGTCGCGCCGTCGGTGACGGTCCCGGTGGCCGACGGCAAGCCGTTGCTGGGCACCTGGCAGAGCATCGTGCTGGTCGACCTGAACCGGGACAATCCGCGCAGATCGGTTCGGCTGAGCTTCGTCGGCGGCTGA
- a CDS encoding DUF222 domain-containing protein, with amino-acid sequence MNFPLLIVLRLEEWETLRRQQVAVSHALISRLEQVEGCPPVPITLADVLRISPREAKRRIRDAEQVAPRRALTGEPLPPLLPDTSKAWHAGKLDGEHLRVIQKFFRDLPDHVPAVEMEKAERTLAEHAVNLRPDQVEKIAQRLALHLNPDGTFFLGRPRPQAWVRLVRRPTGRRHERGQADRRPAAAVHARCLVHEIRRTRGVQPGRPNAHPHPVRGGHRARRAQPRPTSTRCADGIGARPAR; translated from the coding sequence ATGAACTTTCCCCTGCTGATCGTTTTGCGGCTCGAGGAGTGGGAGACGTTACGGCGCCAGCAGGTCGCGGTCTCTCACGCATTGATCTCTCGTTTGGAGCAGGTCGAGGGTTGTCCGCCGGTTCCGATCACGCTGGCCGATGTGTTGCGGATCAGTCCGCGGGAGGCCAAACGGCGGATCCGGGATGCCGAGCAGGTGGCGCCGCGGCGGGCGTTGACCGGTGAGCCGCTGCCGCCGCTGCTGCCGGACACCTCGAAGGCCTGGCATGCCGGGAAACTGGATGGCGAGCATCTGCGGGTGATTCAGAAGTTCTTCCGCGACCTACCCGACCACGTCCCAGCGGTGGAGATGGAGAAGGCGGAACGCACACTCGCCGAGCACGCGGTGAATCTGCGGCCCGATCAAGTGGAAAAGATCGCCCAACGGTTGGCGTTGCACCTCAATCCCGACGGCACGTTCTTCCTAGGACGACCGCGCCCGCAAGCGTGGGTTCGTCTGGTGCGGCGGCCAACAGGTCGACGGCATGAGCGTGGGCAGGCTGATCGCCGACCCGCAGCTGCGGTCCATGCTCGATGCCTGGTTCACGAAATTCGCCGCACCCGGGGTGTGCAACCCGGCCGACCAAACGCCCACCCTCACCCCGTCCGAGGAGGTCACCGAGCACGACGTGCGCAGCCACGCCCAACGTCAACACGATGCGCTGACGGCATTGGTGCGCGGCCAGCTCGGTGA
- a CDS encoding antibiotic biosynthesis monooxygenase, translating into MHARSTTFAARPESVEAGIAVFRDEVMPALQGMTGCVGMSLLTDRESGRCIVTTAWEDSTAMQASSSEVRLFRDRAAQVLGATATVDEWQIAALHRDHRSGEGACVRATWLQMRPDQFDQAVEFYKTTVLPEIEQLDGFCSTSMMCDRDSGRAVVSTTYDSRDAMERSRDAARSLRTALLRDLGADQLDVGEFDLAIARLRVPEMA; encoded by the coding sequence GTGCACGCACGCTCTACTACGTTTGCCGCGCGCCCGGAATCCGTTGAGGCCGGAATCGCGGTGTTCCGCGACGAGGTGATGCCGGCGTTGCAGGGCATGACCGGATGTGTGGGCATGTCACTTCTGACCGACCGTGAATCGGGCCGGTGCATCGTCACCACCGCCTGGGAGGACAGCACCGCAATGCAGGCCAGCTCCTCGGAGGTCCGGCTGTTTCGCGACCGGGCCGCCCAGGTCCTCGGAGCCACCGCAACGGTGGACGAATGGCAGATCGCGGCGCTGCACCGCGATCACCGCTCTGGTGAGGGCGCCTGCGTCCGCGCCACGTGGCTTCAGATGAGGCCCGACCAGTTCGACCAGGCCGTCGAGTTCTACAAGACGACCGTGCTACCGGAGATCGAGCAGCTCGACGGGTTCTGCAGCACCAGCATGATGTGTGACAGGGACTCGGGTCGGGCGGTGGTGTCGACGACCTACGACAGCAGGGACGCGATGGAGCGCAGCCGCGACGCGGCCAGGTCATTGCGGACCGCTTTACTGCGGGATCTGGGTGCCGATCAGCTTGATGTGGGCGAATTCGACCTGGCGATCGCGCGGCTGCGAGTGCCGGAAATGGCCTAG
- a CDS encoding TetR family transcriptional regulator: MPRIGEPRAPARPATDDQENRRGAILSAAARLGSAKEIDRIQAQEIAADAGVALRTLYRYYPSKHHVFAAVLDDQVSRFRPPPPSGNAADDIAGLMVAACRNLLRHRHLAHAMITSTQIVRAQADAPDDPTLRDLILKIAGVDNPTDEQLRRSRLVQQAAFGILTWTVGGALRPEDALADVDVACRLLVGDVF; the protein is encoded by the coding sequence GTGCCGCGGATCGGAGAGCCCCGGGCGCCGGCCCGCCCGGCGACCGATGACCAGGAGAATCGCCGCGGCGCCATCCTGTCTGCGGCCGCGCGGCTCGGATCCGCGAAGGAGATCGACCGAATCCAAGCCCAGGAGATCGCCGCCGACGCCGGCGTCGCCCTGCGCACCCTCTACCGCTACTACCCGTCCAAGCATCATGTGTTCGCCGCGGTCCTCGACGACCAGGTGTCGCGGTTCCGCCCGCCGCCGCCCAGCGGCAACGCCGCCGACGACATCGCCGGCCTGATGGTCGCCGCTTGTCGAAACCTGTTGCGCCACAGGCATCTAGCACACGCGATGATCACCTCAACCCAGATCGTCCGCGCTCAGGCCGACGCGCCCGACGACCCCACCCTGCGCGATCTCATCCTCAAGATCGCCGGCGTCGACAACCCGACCGACGAACAGCTGCGCCGGTCGCGGCTGGTGCAGCAGGCCGCCTTCGGCATTCTCACCTGGACCGTCGGCGGGGCGCTGCGCCCCGAGGACGCGCTGGCCGACGTCGACGTGGCCTGCCGGCTACTCGTTGGCGACGTCTTCTGA
- a CDS encoding DMT family transporter translates to MTARGWALFAAMSIIWGIPYLLIKVAVDEVSVPVLVFTRSAVGAVLLLPLAVSRENRRLLRRHWKAAAAFAFFEMIAAWLLLSDAERHLTSSLTGLLIAAAPIIAAVLDRLTGGERLGPLRVAGLGIGLAGVAVLAGPGLSAGGAWPVIEVLLTATCYAIAPLIAARYLADVPGPALTSACLGLAALVYLTPAAFTWPSHGLTGHAYAAIAALAGICTALAFVVFFALIREVGATRALLFTYVNPAVALVAGVVLLREPLTWFHIAGLVLILTGSVLASRVTSEDVANE, encoded by the coding sequence GTGACTGCGCGCGGCTGGGCCCTGTTCGCCGCGATGAGCATCATCTGGGGCATCCCGTATCTGTTGATCAAGGTGGCCGTCGACGAAGTCTCGGTGCCGGTGTTGGTGTTCACCCGCTCGGCGGTCGGTGCGGTGCTGCTGTTGCCGCTGGCGGTGTCGCGGGAGAACCGCCGGCTGCTGCGCCGCCACTGGAAGGCGGCGGCGGCGTTCGCGTTCTTCGAGATGATCGCGGCCTGGCTGCTGTTGTCGGACGCCGAGCGCCACCTCACGAGCTCGCTGACCGGGCTGCTGATCGCCGCCGCGCCGATCATCGCGGCGGTGCTGGATCGGCTGACCGGCGGTGAGCGGCTGGGGCCGTTGCGCGTAGCCGGTCTCGGCATCGGATTGGCCGGTGTCGCGGTGCTGGCCGGGCCGGGGCTGTCGGCGGGCGGTGCGTGGCCGGTGATCGAGGTGCTGCTGACCGCGACGTGTTACGCGATCGCGCCGTTGATCGCCGCACGCTATCTGGCCGACGTGCCCGGCCCCGCGTTGACGTCGGCGTGCCTGGGCCTGGCGGCACTGGTGTATCTGACCCCGGCCGCATTCACGTGGCCATCGCACGGGCTCACGGGTCACGCGTACGCGGCGATCGCGGCATTGGCGGGCATCTGCACAGCGCTGGCGTTCGTGGTGTTCTTCGCGCTGATCCGGGAGGTGGGTGCCACCCGGGCGCTGCTGTTCACCTACGTCAACCCGGCGGTCGCGCTGGTCGCCGGTGTGGTGCTACTGCGCGAACCGCTGACCTGGTTCCACATCGCCGGGCTGGTGCTGATCCTGACCGGCTCGGTGCTCGCGAGCCGGGTGACGTCAGAAGACGTCGCCAACGAGTAG
- a CDS encoding replication-associated recombination protein A, translating into MSDSLFDVPGDADGAVPGAPASAPLAVRMRPASLDEVVGQENLLRQGSPLRRLVEGSGAASVILYGPPGTGKTTLASLVSQATGRRFEALSALSAGVKEVRAVIDNARRAAAYGEQTVLFIDEVHRFSKTQQDALLAAVENRVVLLVAATTENPSFSVVAPLLSRSLILQLQPLTADNIRTVVLRAIEDPRGLNGAVIVDDDAVDLVVQLSAGDARRALTALEVASETVVASGGRITVETIEQSLDKAAVRYDRDGDQHYDVISAFIKSIRGSDVDAALHYLARMLVAGEDPRFVARRLMILASEDIGMADPSALQTAVAAAQTVQLIGMPEAQLTLAHATVHLATAPKSNAVTTALGAAMSDIRSGKAGLVPAHLRDGHYAGAAKLGNAVGYRYPHDDPDGVVPQQYPPDEVVGVDYYKPTNHGAEREIASRLDKLRAIIRRKR; encoded by the coding sequence GTGTCCGACAGCCTGTTCGATGTGCCCGGCGACGCCGATGGTGCAGTTCCGGGGGCGCCGGCGTCGGCTCCACTTGCGGTGCGGATGCGTCCGGCGAGCCTGGATGAGGTCGTCGGACAGGAGAACCTGCTGCGGCAAGGCTCGCCGCTGAGGAGGCTCGTCGAAGGCTCGGGCGCGGCGTCGGTGATTCTCTACGGCCCACCCGGCACCGGCAAGACCACGCTGGCATCGCTGGTGTCCCAGGCCACCGGGCGGCGCTTCGAGGCGCTTTCGGCGCTGAGCGCGGGCGTCAAGGAAGTGCGCGCCGTCATCGACAACGCCCGTCGCGCCGCGGCCTACGGCGAGCAGACCGTGCTCTTCATCGACGAGGTGCACCGCTTCTCCAAAACTCAGCAGGACGCCCTGCTCGCGGCGGTGGAAAACCGGGTTGTGCTGCTGGTGGCCGCCACCACCGAGAACCCGTCGTTCTCGGTCGTCGCGCCGCTGCTGTCCCGCTCGCTCATCCTGCAGCTGCAGCCGTTGACCGCCGACAACATTCGCACCGTGGTGCTGCGCGCCATCGAAGACCCCCGTGGGCTGAACGGGGCCGTCATTGTCGACGACGACGCCGTGGATCTGGTGGTGCAACTGTCCGCAGGCGACGCCCGCAGGGCATTGACCGCGCTGGAGGTGGCCTCCGAAACAGTGGTGGCAAGCGGCGGCCGTATCACCGTCGAGACCATTGAGCAGTCGCTGGACAAAGCCGCCGTCCGCTATGACCGTGACGGCGACCAGCACTACGACGTGATCAGTGCGTTCATCAAGTCCATCCGCGGCTCCGACGTCGACGCCGCGTTGCACTATCTGGCGCGGATGCTGGTCGCGGGGGAGGACCCCCGATTCGTGGCGCGCCGGCTGATGATCCTCGCCAGTGAGGACATCGGGATGGCCGACCCGTCGGCATTGCAGACCGCGGTCGCGGCAGCGCAGACGGTCCAGCTGATCGGCATGCCGGAGGCGCAGCTGACGCTCGCGCACGCGACCGTGCATCTGGCCACGGCGCCGAAATCCAATGCGGTCACCACCGCGCTCGGCGCCGCGATGAGCGACATTCGCAGCGGTAAGGCGGGTTTGGTGCCGGCCCATCTGCGCGACGGGCACTACGCGGGGGCGGCCAAGCTCGGCAACGCCGTCGGCTACCGATACCCACATGACGATCCTGACGGCGTTGTGCCGCAACAGTATCCGCCTGACGAGGTGGTGGGCGTCGACTACTATAAGCCGACCAACCACGGCGCCGAGCGCGAGATCGCCAGCCGCCTTGATAAGTTGCGGGCCATCATCCGCCGCAAGCGCTGA
- the ruvX gene encoding Holliday junction resolvase RuvX → MLSAQNRVPDRPGADDPGRGRRLGVDVGTVRIGVALSDPDGILATPVETVRRERTGKHLRRLAALVAEHDIVEVVVGLPRTLADRAGTSAQDAVEVADALAERIAPVPVRLADERLTTVVAQRSLREAGVRAKSQRGVIDQAAAVGILQGWLDQRRAIAAGSDDV, encoded by the coding sequence GTGCTCTCCGCACAGAACCGTGTGCCCGACCGGCCCGGCGCAGACGATCCCGGGCGCGGGCGTCGGCTCGGTGTCGACGTGGGCACGGTGCGGATCGGCGTGGCCCTCAGCGACCCGGACGGCATCCTGGCCACCCCGGTGGAGACGGTGCGGCGGGAACGGACCGGCAAGCATCTGCGGCGGCTCGCCGCCCTGGTCGCTGAACATGACATCGTCGAGGTGGTGGTCGGACTGCCCCGCACGCTCGCCGACCGGGCCGGAACATCGGCTCAGGACGCGGTCGAGGTGGCCGATGCGCTGGCCGAGCGGATCGCGCCGGTGCCGGTGCGGCTGGCCGACGAACGATTGACGACGGTGGTCGCCCAGCGGTCGTTGCGGGAGGCCGGCGTGCGGGCCAAGTCCCAGCGCGGGGTGATCGACCAGGCCGCCGCGGTGGGCATCCTCCAGGGCTGGCTTGACCAGCGCCGCGCCATAGCTGCAGGGAGCGACGATGTCTGA
- a CDS encoding methyltransferase has translation MSDKVPPARVVRLVENVRSGLSRLSRRLVPPPIEMLELMLGTWVSQAIQVACALGVADALADGPLPAATLAQRVGADPDGVDRLMRALVSRGVFRRHRDGRYGLNALAETLQTDAAGSLRAAALFYGSRQQREHWTHLLDAVTTGKPVVESLRGKEFFEYLGDDHEFAELFNNAMTGISQMTVQPVVAGYDFSRYRTIVDVGGGHGRLLAAILAATPTARGVLYDMPDVVAEAPKLLAEFGLTERVDVEGGSFFESVPGGGDAYVLKHIIHDWADEQALAILRNVRAAIKPGATLLLLEFVIPDHDGDFIGKWVDLEMLLVAGGRERTAEQYRALLAEAGFSMTAVVETAAPISVVEARPV, from the coding sequence ATGTCGGACAAGGTCCCGCCCGCCCGCGTGGTGCGGCTCGTCGAAAACGTGCGAAGCGGGCTGTCACGATTGAGCCGGCGCCTGGTGCCGCCCCCGATCGAGATGCTCGAGTTGATGTTGGGAACCTGGGTATCCCAGGCCATCCAGGTGGCGTGCGCACTCGGTGTCGCCGACGCACTGGCCGACGGTCCGCTACCGGCAGCCACCCTCGCGCAGCGAGTCGGCGCCGACCCCGACGGCGTGGACCGGTTGATGCGGGCACTGGTCAGCCGCGGCGTGTTCCGCAGGCATCGCGACGGCCGCTACGGGCTCAACGCGCTCGCCGAGACGTTGCAGACCGACGCGGCCGGCTCGTTGCGCGCCGCCGCATTGTTCTACGGATCCCGGCAGCAGCGCGAGCACTGGACCCACCTGCTCGACGCGGTCACCACCGGTAAGCCCGTCGTCGAGTCCCTGCGCGGCAAGGAATTCTTCGAATATCTCGGCGATGACCACGAATTCGCCGAGTTGTTCAACAACGCGATGACCGGCATCTCGCAAATGACGGTGCAGCCGGTGGTCGCCGGCTACGACTTCAGCCGGTACCGGACGATCGTGGACGTTGGCGGCGGCCACGGTCGGCTGCTCGCGGCGATCCTGGCCGCCACCCCGACGGCGCGCGGCGTGCTCTACGACATGCCCGACGTCGTCGCCGAAGCTCCGAAGCTGCTCGCCGAGTTCGGGCTCACCGAGCGGGTGGACGTTGAGGGCGGCTCGTTCTTCGAGTCGGTGCCCGGCGGCGGCGATGCCTACGTGCTGAAGCACATCATTCACGATTGGGCCGACGAGCAGGCGCTGGCGATCCTGCGCAATGTCCGGGCCGCGATCAAGCCGGGGGCGACCCTGCTGCTTCTCGAGTTCGTCATTCCCGATCACGACGGCGACTTCATCGGCAAGTGGGTCGATCTCGAGATGCTGCTGGTCGCCGGCGGCCGGGAACGCACTGCCGAGCAGTACCGTGCGTTGCTCGCCGAGGCCGGCTTCTCCATGACCGCTGTGGTGGAGACCGCAGCCCCGATCAGCGTCGTGGAGGCGAGACCGGTCTGA